The genomic DNA AACGCCTTCTCTCATTTATCCGTAACTGATGTAACGTACTCGAGATCGCGTTCTAGACATGTTGAGTGCATTGCTTGTCCAACCCGAAAAGCATCTGTGATACTCTACTTTAGACATCGTAAAGATCGGATCGGCAAACGTGCTGTAGGCGGCGATGACAGTATGCATGTATCTAAGTCGCACCTCGTAGCTGGGGCCGGGCCCAAACCTTGCCCAAAATAGATAGCTGCAACTGCACATTGAGCATAGGTCAGTAGTTTCTCGGAAGACTGCAAAGAGAAGAGCAGACATGATCTTCTGGGTGTATGCCAACAGAGTAATTGGTCGGGGGACTCTTGACCTGAGGATAGCCTCGTGAGAACATCGAGGCGCGAGCCTCGTAGCAGCGGAATCTTGAGAGTTGTGTAATCATACTCCGTCGCAAAGTTTGCGCATCTCCTCAAGACGAATGTGACCCAAATTGTCAATGCTGTGCGTCTATGATCGACGATCCGTTCCTTCAGTTCTAGTCATATGAGGCTCTGCGTCTAGCAACGACCTGACATAATGGCTCTTCAATGCTTAGATATAGAATGTTGCAGTCACACATTCCTCCACTTACACGCATCTGAACCTGCAGAACCGACTGCGGCCACCTTGAGCCCCTGGCGCGAGCCCCTGTGAAGCGGGTTACAGTGTCATTGATGCACCGCCGCAGGTGGCCTGCAACCGGGGATGCCCTCAATTGCTACAGTagccatggcagcagcagaacaGGTTCCTCAACTACTAGCCAGTGGACCTGGCAAGGGCGCGAGAGGAGAGACACGAGTTACTATAAATAGTGATGCTCAGGTAGTATGCAGTCCAGAAGCATGTCGGGCTGAACTTACCTGTGGCCACGTTCCAGTCCCGACCAAACAGACATTTATTGTTGGCACATGGCAATGCAACTGATTCCTCAGCCTCTAATCCGTAAGCCGACGCCATATCGACGAGGACGGTCCAAAGTCGCATTAAGCCACGTCTCAGTTGAGTACACCAGCGAAGACCCCAGCTTCTTGCTAGGTTGTCTCAAATTGAGCCTTGGAAACTCATTCCGGGGTGTATATCCTCTATGATGTCCTCGCTGACGGTATCATAAAGCTACGTATTATGCGATAGGTGTTGCTGTTCGTGGTGGGCTTGGTGTCTCAAACACCTCGGCGTAAGCGACGTGGAGTCAATGGCAAAGTAGCGTTCAGATGCGGCTCTAGAAAAGTTATGGAAGGATACCTCCAGTCGGGTGAACTCCTAGCTAATCGGCGAAGTTTCGGGAAATTCGGTGGACCTGAGATTACGGTAATCTGTTCTTTTAATGGGTCAGCTAAGTGTGTAAGTCGATGCTCGACTAGGTAGCGGCTCCCTTCCTATCTCCAATACCACGATGGGAGGCAACCAACACCAGGGTGTTCCGTGTCGTGAGCTTGCCGTAGAAACCATATTACCGAAAGTCGTCAGTATATCATCCGCACCTATACATATTTATGTTACAATACTGCCTTCCGAAACCACGAACTTGTTCCGAACCCACTCTGGTAAGCGTAGTGGCCGACCATATTTCACACCTTATACGCCTCGTTTCCTCAGATTCGCCCCAGGTCAGagtgcgcgcgcgaggtTCAAGTATGACATGATGGCCTCCAAGCAGGCTGTCTTCATATTTCTACTCAGACTTGCTTGGAGGCTGCCTCCGGATCTACCCCATGTTGCATCTGGAGAGTCGTGGTCAccctgacgccgccgtccggCTTCCTGTCCGCATTGCTCTCCACGTCGGCCCTGTCGGCGGTGCGATCTTTCACCAACTCCTCCTCGGAGCAACCACTGTCTCTGGGTCCACCGACGATTTCCGTGGTGACTCGGCCTCGATTCGACTTGCGGCTCTGGTTTTGTGCGGAGAGCTCGTAGTGTTGATAGCTTGCGCCGCTCCTAGCAGATGAAGGAGGACCGAGGATGACGGAGCGAAGTGCTGTGTCTCATGGTATCAGCTGGGGCACTTCAATCTCTCGCGATGAATGAGGGGTACGGACGCGGGAGACACGCCGTGATTATTGCGACGGACGTCTCGATTATGGAAACGGTGCATGTCAGCATCGTCTGCCTGCGCTTCGCAAAGTATGCCCGCACAACTACCACCAGATGTCAGCAATATCCTTGGGCAAGGGGAACAGGCAACGCTAGGAATGCGCTTACTGCCCGCGACCACCGCAAGAAGCCCCAGGGCAAAGACTGCAGCTACTGCAAGCTTCTGCTTTAACTTCATCTGCAGTTTAAGTACCATGTATATGGGCAAGGTGATGGCTGAATAATGTGAGCTGCGGATCTGGGCGGGGAAAGCAGAAAATTCGGGCCTCGCTTACTTGCGATGTCGGTCCCGACATTTACTACGAGCATGTTAGCAATtctgggcggcatggcgaaTACTTTATACTTACGAGAGGCTGTCAGCCAGTAGTTGACTTCCTTGTTCGTCTTGTCGCATTTATCTGATCTTGTCAGCCTTCGTGTAAACACAGGTCGTTGGCAATAGCCCAGGTAGACCAACATGCTGGATCTTTCGACCACCTTTTGTCATGTGGGAAGCACTGAAAGATAATGTGCAAAGTAATGACGCCCCAAAACAGAACAAGCAGACCCAGTGCCACGTTGTACACTAACTGCAGCGTGGATTTGGGTGCCGCGAGTCTCTTGTAGAACAGGACCATCGCAATTTTGATGGCCCATATAGACGACACATAGACGATGGACCCTGGAACGATCATCTTGAACGGCATTAGCACTGATGTTCTTGATTGTCACGGCATCGTAAGCAAGCAAAGTGCCGAATTACCTTCATGATCTTGATGACATTATCTTGGCTCGTGCGTGGGAGTTCCGCCATGCCGTGACTCCACATGTATTGCTGGATAGCCAGGTCTGTAAGGAGACAGGCTGCTCCCAGGATGATGAAGCCATCTTCAAGCACGAGGCCACCGAACCGACGGATTCGGATCCAGAGCCGAGAGGCCAGGAACAAGCATGCAATAGCGGCGCATATATACCACGATATCTGCCATCTTTTGTCAGCGTGAGATGAGTTTTGTGGACTGGCCCATCAATGTAGAAGAGTCCCATGGCCTTACCACTTGAGCAAGACCTTCCGCCATGGTGAGGTCTCCAACGGCAGCAAATTATCCAGATCGCATAGCATGACGAAGCAGAGAAATTTCGGGCGGATAATTGTTTTATTACTCTCGGTGTGCGGCCCGTCGAACGTTTTGCCACACGGCGCGCTTCGTGCTACCTACTCGTCCCACCGAGCTGAGTTtatcggcggcagcgagcgggGATCAGGGTATATTTCAGGCTCCTTGATCGAAACGCGTGCCTGCTCATGAGCTGGACTATCGTCTTGATTGGCTATTGTTTACGTCAGAAGTCTCCCGCAGAAGAGTCCTGCATGCAAGTCGGTTCGCTGCTGATCCCCTGATATCCCAGCTACTTAACTTTAGTAGGTTAACTAGTATGTAAACCACCAGGCATGCTCGCTCGGTGCCATGATGCCAAGACAAGTGGGCGATCCACGCCACGAGCGCCAACAGAACGGGGAGCTGCTGACACGATCGTATGAGGGTCGTGGTCCGGCATTGGGGCAGGAGTGAGCGAACATCTGACCGCCTCACGGGGGTCATGATCCCAATATTGTGTTTGCAAAGTTTTTGGTGTTCCCACCTCGGCTCTACTTGACATTGTGGTAAGATAGTGGAACAGTTACTCGATTGAACGCGGGAAGACGTAGGAGGTAAGTAGCAGGTGGTCGGAATCTGATCAATGCCGAGTCAGGCCATACTCCCCTGTCCTTGTCCTGCTAGGATGGGAACTGCTCGGCGAGACTCAGGATCGCGGTGACCGTCGCCTGCCCACAACTTATAAGCGGGCCAGGCAAAAACCGTTGGCTTACAACGTGACGAACAGGGAACCTCGTCAAGCCCGTCCAGGCACACGCGGCAGCTGAACGGTCTGAGTATCGGCATTGCCCGAGCTTAAAAATCCTTGAGGAACAATTAAGCTCGACTCCGCTGATACTAGCGCTGCAAGCACGACTCGACAAGTGGGCCGAGCCGTGATGTCCTGTGgctcctctcctcttcccTTCCCTGAACAAGCTCCATCGTCGTGTGGCTCTTCCCCACCGCGAGTGTTCAGGGCCATGGATCGCCCGTAAGAAAAGTCCAGCGATGCCCCCCGATTGGGAGAGACCATGCGTCGGGAGTTGTCTTTGTTTGTTTCATGATCAGAGCAGCACAGACGTTTGAGTACGACATTGAGTGGTGATCGTTTCCCGTTTCAGTCTCAGGAATCAGCCGAGCACCTGACGAGTCCACGATGCGGCTCATTCAACtcttgacggcggcaacgtccCTCACCCTGGCCGCTGCAAGCACGGTCGATGGAACGGGGAATACGTGCGGAGATATCCCGACCGTTGTCCTACCACAGGCGGCCGTCAAGGGTTTCCGTGACGATCACTGCAACAACGTCTTCTTGGGGGTTCCGTTTGCCGCATCGACCGGCGGGGAGAACCGGTAAAGTCGAATCCAACGCCCAAAGAGGCAGTGCATGCATGACATGAATGAACGCTGACCCTGTGCTCCTAGATGGCGCCCCCCTCAGGATCTTGAACAGTCAAGATCGACCTTCAATGCCACTTCATATGGCCCATCTTGCCCGCAGGCGAAACTGAAGCCGCACCTTAGCCCGCAATCCGAGGACTGCCTGAACCTCAATGTTTGGGCACCTCCAGAGGCGGAAAGCGGCTCTAATTATCCCGTGTTTGTTTACATGTATGGGGGTGCCATGGTCACGGGCTCCAGTAGCAACCCGCAGTTACAAGGCACCAACTTTGCCCGCAAAGGCGTCGTATATGTCAACTTCAACACTCGCGAGACCATCTTCGCCTCCCCGCATTCGTCGGAGCTGAAACGAGCCCGTCCTGGGGAGACCCAGAACTTGAGCATCCTGGATGTTGAAAAGGCCCTGGAATGGGTTCGCAAGAACATTGAAGGTGGGTTTCGCCGCCCGTTCACCATTTGATGGAGGTAGTAGAGCAAGACTTTTAGCTGACAGCGTCCTCGAAGCGTTTGGAGGCAACCCCG from Purpureocillium takamizusanense chromosome 4, complete sequence includes the following:
- a CDS encoding uncharacterized protein (EggNog:ENOG503NZXS~TransMembrane:7 (o6-28i40-62o82-105i117-139o165-186i198-220o226-246i)); the encoded protein is MAEGLAQVISWYICAAIACLFLASRLWIRIRRFGGLVLEDGFIILGAACLLTDLAIQQYMWSHGMAELPRTSQDNVIKIMKMIVPGSIVYVSSIWAIKIAMVLFYKRLAAPKSTLQLVYNVALGLLVLFWGVITLHIIFQCFPHDKRWSKDPAYKCDKTNKEVNYWLTASLNVGTDIATITLPIYMVLKLQMKLKQKLAVAAVFALGLLAVVAGIVRAYFAKRRQTMLTCTVSIIETSVAIITACLPPLRSVILGPPSSARSGASYQHYELSAQNQSRKSNRGRVTTEIVGGPRDSGCSEEELVKDRTADRADVESNADRKPDGGVRVTTTLQMQHGVDPEAASKQV
- a CDS encoding uncharacterized protein (TransMembrane:5 (o20-46i58-80o106-127i139-161o167-187i)~EggNog:ENOG503NZXS) produces the protein MWSHGMAELPRTSQDNVIKIMKMIVPGSIVYVSSIWAIKIAMVLFYKRLAAPKSTLQLVYNVALGLLVLFWGVITLHIIFQCFPHDKRWSKDPAYKCDKTNKEVNYWLTASLNVGTDIATITLPIYMVLKLQMKLKQKLAVAAVFALGLLAVVAGIVRAYFAKRRQTMLTCTVSIIETSVAIITACLPPLRSVILGPPSSARSGASYQHYELSAQNQSRKSNRGRVTTEIVGGPRDSGCSEEELVKDRTADRADVESNADRKPDGGVRVTTTLQMQHGVDPEAASKQV